In Brachypodium distachyon strain Bd21 chromosome 5, Brachypodium_distachyon_v3.0, whole genome shotgun sequence, the genomic window CCCCCGAAAAATCCCAACAGCAATTCACGGTCCTTACTTAATCCGATGTGGCTGTTACATGGTTGGAATTAACCACGCCTAATTATTTTTGGACCTGAGTGTTACATTATTACTAGTTTACGGctttatgtgtgtgtttttaaTTCATGGACTAAATTGTGCATTCGTTCCGATTTTATGTACCAGTGATGGAGTATTTTACTCTAAAACAAAAGCCGGCCTGAGCCTTTTAACTGCTagccgtgcatgcatgcacgcaggGAGGGGGAACCCAATCCGCAAGAGAGGCCAAAAGAGGTTTCAAACGACGCCTTTCTGCGAGCCCTTTTGCACGGCGATCATAAGTTAGTATTCCTGCTACCACCCATTTTTCAACGTGCGAGGACTTGGTGGAGCGAGTGATCGACGAGATCGAGCCTTTCTGGTGCCGGCCGGTCGAAATTGATGGGAGCACCGCGCGCACCGGCGCCCCTCCGTGACCCCGCCACGCGTGCATGCAGCGCAGCTAGAGCTCACCGGGAACGGcagcagaaaagaaagaaaacacgACGCGTCCCACGGTGTGCCGCGCTTTCTTTTGCTGGGATCTGCAGCCGGGATCTCCACATCATTCTTTTTGACCGAAATCGCACGGCCGGGCGGAGTCTATCGACCGAATGGCGGCGTGCGATCAAGATGACCAGCTAGCTCGTGTGTGCCCCCAGACACGTGTGCTAGCTAGTAGCACTGCCTCGGGCGGTGGAGACCCGTAGTTTGGAGTGCATGCACGCGCTGGGCCGTGCGAGTTAAAATGTTAAATGGGCTCTCGAGGCGATATCCGATATtccgatggatggatgcttCCGATTGCGGCAAGGTCTCGCAGGCAGCACCGTTGGCTCCCGGACGTCCATCGGGCGGTCGCGTCCTGTCTGCGTACGGCTGAGATCGAGCGATCCATTCATATTCATTCGTCGTCTCGTCTCTGCGTACGTACTACTCCCTGGTCTACGGGCAGCGTTGCACCATACAGATCATCGATGTGTCGGGATGATAAAGCTGACACACACGGCCGGACAAGTGCTGTCAGCGTCACTAATTCATTCTGCTTGACCCCTTTCAGCCCCCAGAAAAATAGGAGTTGGCACTAGCTAATGCAGCTTCCATTTCATCCTTTTGCCTTTCAATCAAAACTACTCAGAAAAGATAAACACAGAAAAAAGAGATGAGCAAGAGACAATGGACCGTCTTATTGGACGGACGTTCGGATCGGAGCCACAGACGCGTTCGGTTTCACTGCAAAAGGCTAAAATAATTGTACTGTTGTCCAGCAAAATGTACAAACCCGCACGGCGCCGGCCGTCAACGTCCAAATGTCTGCCCACGAGATTGATACGACGCCGTCCTCTTTTATACTCCACGAAGAAGTTTTGATAGTACGTAGTCGTACATATGTCAGTCATATAGTACACGTGGATTTGATGCTCTGACCAATCGCGGCCCATGCAAATCGACCGGTCATTAAACAAAGCTTCTAGGCCGTGTAAAAAATTCCACATGTAACAAAACAGCATGCAATCGAATTGGGACCTGCGTCCCAATCGAGCCAATGAATGGCAGTCACGATTGCCGCCCACAATCGAAACGAGgagaaactaaaaaaatatatacgcTGCCGCACTTCCTTGCTCCGTAGAGAGCGTGTCCTTTGACATGTTAAAACAAGCTTTTGGTAAACAATTTTATcgctatattttttttcgtcGTACAAGTATGATCACGCACACAATTCACACACACTCACACCATCACGCGAAGCTAGGAAATATAGAAGGCCCCACTGTCCTCAATTAGAGCGGGTATCTAATAAATATCCCACTTAACGTGTGTACGTGTACTTCAAGTAAAAACGAACGTTTagcaaacatttttttctgtGAGAGTACGTACAATGAAGGAAGACACATGTACACAACACGCGCGAGTGCATGCATACGTGATGTCCCACCTAACGTACAAGGAAGCATATGTCCCCTATAAATTCTACGGAGTAGGAAATATTGGAGGCACCCTTCTCTACACTTAGCTTGTATACGTGATGTCCCACCTAACGCGCGCGCACGAATACATGCATGTACTCTCATTAAGAACAACAGATAGCGTCAACGTTAAAAATGTATTCCCAtagtttctaaatacttgtcgtggttttagtccaaatttacactaaaatcacgacaagtatttagaaacggagagagtattgaACATGCATACATGGATGGGTAAGAATGACCGATGCTCACCAGCTAGTAGACCACATGCCCATCTTTAGAGTTGTATCCAGTATCCGTATGTGTAAATTCTGGTTGTGATACCGTACCACATAAAATCGTATAATACTACTAATTGGTGGTAAAAAAATAAGCTCTATACGAAAACGAACAAACaagctactccgtactaaaAAGAATATATACAAGGAGACTTGTATCGGTAAGTAGGGTTGTACCATCCCGGTAAAAGAGAGGGATAGGTGCAGACAGGCTTGAAGGTGACAGGTGGGACCGCTTCGATGATTAACAAGTGCATGTGTCAATGCTGAGTTGCAAAGAGTCAACATGTGAAACATTTAACACGTCAAGGGTCAATACTTGTTTAATATTTACCTTCTTTTTATAGTTTAAGGCGTCCTAGGTTTTAAGTTTTATTAAGATaaaattttgataaaaaaaattaatatgcATATGACTTATATGGCATAAATTTCGTATACTAGCTAGATTTATTTTTAAAGGTATGTGCCGAAAAAATTACATACTCCCACACTTACTAGCTAACGTGTGAGTGTGGGTCCCTCACTTACTTCAGGCTCACATGTCAGTGACCCCATGAGTGCAATACGGTAGAGGCTTGATCCCATTTGGACAGTGACTGAAAGCCTATCACATCATACTTACTACTTTctttattaaaaaataaaatacaaagaCGGATGCTAGTTTAGAAATCCAAAAATACAACGACAAACTTATCCTTGAGCTCCCATCACACACACACTTGCCAATGCCATCGTTACTGGTTGATAAGCTAATGTTTCATTATCAACTCCAGCTTATTTTCCTTGGTGGTCAATTTATGGGTAACCAAAACATTTACTCCATAGTATATACTTAAACTGGACATACCCTTACACTATAGGAAATTTATGAAATTTGCCGCGACCATCTCCATTGGACCAAGACGCTTGGACATCTGTGTACGGAAGCCACGAAAGCTCATAGGTTACTCACTTGCTCTAGCAAGGAAAGCATATGGTGATGTGGGTGTTGCTAAAACTTCTGTACCACCGGCCCGCCTCAGTTTTTCTAGTGCCCTCTTTAACAAGTTGCAGCCAATGATAAGTTGCACCGCATTTTACTTTCTGCTCCTAGTCAAAACGTACGATTTTCGGGCCATTCAATAACTAAAAACATCGTCGGCATTGATAATAGAAAAAACAAGGGAAAAAGACAATGTAGAAccgagaaaacaaaaatatttccaCCCACTTTGCATTCTCTAGCtagattttttatttcaacAACTGTACGCGCCAATACAGATAGTCCGATTTGACTACATCGTGAGACTTTTTGGTATAATGATTTCTTTATCCAAATGGCTGTCAGCACCAGCTAGCTATTCTTAACCCATGGCGCGAtcaggttaaaaaaaaacacggcAGATACACAGTTGTTGTATAATCAACCCGCCTTTCGTACGTATAACATTCCATGGATCCACTGGCTGCAACACTGACGCATCAGGACGGGCAGCCAGAACTCCGAAGGAAATCACATGATTAATTAAAGAGTAGTCTCCTTGATTAATTATTGTTAACCAGAACCGAAGCGATCGACAGAGCTAGTGTGTTAGATGGTCGATCCAGAGGGGCTGCTAAAAGCTTGGCAGCAAACGCCTGCTGACGACCTGTCGGAGATCAAGATTCCCGGTGGCCGGCCATGTCCACATCGCCGGATCGGGGCGCGGCCGAGCATGGGTTACATGTCGCTCCTCCTCACCAGTCACCAGGCACGTCACACGCCACCTGCAACTTTGCGACTTACGCAGCATCCCTCCCTCGATCGTTCTCTCTCCGTGTGCAATTGTTTTCCTTCTTCCGGCCCCTTTCTTCAGGTTGATTTGTGAGCATTGTCGTGCAAGATTGTCGCCGACTAATACCGGGTTGAATTAAGTTTGAAACGGTGATCGACGGTTTACTGGTGATCGATCGACCGATCAGATGCTCTTATCATCTAATCAAGGCACTGCTGCTGGCCGGTGTAGAGAGATCCTATCCAAGTGACCGGTGAAAACATGGTCAAATCACATTTTCTTTCGGAGGGAAAGTTAAAGGCCAGTATCTTCGCTATATCACTCCATCACGCAATTAACACCTAGCTAGTCACACAATTAATCAGTCCGTGCCGACGCCTCCCCCCCGACCGACAGTAGTACGTACTAGCTAGTTAATTCATTAATTAATCAAGGATCATATCCAGTAGAAAGTTTCAGACACTTCCAATCCCGACAGCTAGAAAGCTAGCACTCCGGTCGTCATATGTTTTCTCAGTTTCAGGCAAATTAAGCAACGCGGTAATTGCAACACGGAAACTTCTGCAAGGACAGCAGGACGTCCGTGCGGTTAAAGATTTACTACATTGACAGGCAACAGAGTTCTGAAAAGATACAGCCTCAGCCGGGCAACGCAAACTGATGATGGgcacagctagctagctaggagctGCTGCAGTAGTACTGCTGCTGCAAACGACGATTGGTGAGCCGCGAAGCGTTTTGACACACAGGCCGTGTCGCGCTCAGGTTTTTCAACCCAGCAGTACTAGCGTTACCAACAGCGGCGCAGTGGTTTTCAGTTGAGATTAGGTAGCGGGGGGCCTTGCAGGCTTGGACTGGTCATCGGTTCGTCACTAAACTAGTCCAAAGGTGCCTTTCGTTGTGAGGGAATTTGGTCAGATTTGTGTCATCCCTGCCTCCTCGACCGATCGAGTTTGTTGGGGGTTGGATATGATGCGCTCTTGAAAATTGAAATGACGACATGCCCGGTTGCCCGCATTAGTAAAATTTTCTCTGTTTTCCTTGTTAAAAATGACATAGTGCTGCTGTAAGCAAGGCGTAACAGCCGTGACTTAGTGCCACGGTTTCAGACTTCAAACGAGAGTGCTCGTCGCGAAACTACGTACGTACTGAGCAGTGAGCACTGATAGAAACCTTAATAGTAGTACAGtagtatgtttttttcttttataggGTCATTGTCTCAAATACTTTTCCTTTAAGGAAACTTTAGGACCGAACGGGGgttcaattttttgtttaaGAAGATCACGACTTGCTGTATTAAatgtattttcctttttttgagaGTAAGATTACGACAAACCCCGTACGGTATTACCTTTATGTGTTTTTCAAGAAGAAGGTTGGGACGTATGGAAAAGGAAGCATGGACTTTTTGCAGCCGTATGTTTCTGTAGCATCTTGGATTGGGCTGGGCCAGAATTTGGGCTTCTCCATAGGAAAGATTGACGGGCATGAGCGAATCAGCTGCCCGTCTGGAGAGCCCAAACTCGTGATAATGAAACAAATCTCTACAGCTAGTGGGCGCGGCGGCAGAAATTTTTCCATCCAATCTTGCGTCTATTGGTGTCCTCTGACTTCTCTGGTGTCTCTCCTTGAACGAAACCATCTGTATAAATACCACAtctgaaaacaagaaaaaaaaatatgtgcgCATGGGCTCCAGTGAGCCTGGAATATGCAGTTGTGTTTTATCACTTTATGTACCTCTAAAATTCCATGGTTTTTCTCGTTTGTACGGTACTTAAAAAGATACAGATATGTGAAGGGTCGTCGGATCAGCATCGGATCAACCAGCTGATGGAAACAGCAGGTAAAGAAGGATGATTGCGTTAGTAGCAGTAGTACACTTCGGAGGAGTGACTTGTGAGATGCCGCAGCAAGAAGCATCGCTCCGGACGGGGCATCACGTGACGGAATCCCCACCACCGATCAGTCAGTCAGTCGCCGGCGACCACGACATTTGCGGCCCTCCTCGATCGGGCTGGCACGCCACTCCGTGCAACCATTACGAGCCCCCGCGACTTCTCAGCCCGCCGGTGGTCAGGTCGGTCAAGTGGCCAGCAGGAGCACGTGCGCGCGATTGAGCGATGCCTCCCATTCCACCCTTCTTCGCCTTGCACCGGTAACAAGGATCGTTCTTCGCAGCCCGTTTCATTTCAGGCCCAGGTGCGCGCTGCTTCATGGCAGCCCGTCGCTTGGCCACAGCTGGCGCAGAACAGCTTTCCACGGTGCAGCCTGCAGGTGTTCTGAATAAGTTAGCTCGAGTTCCTTTTGGCCTTTTGCTTCAGGAAATGTGAATTCAGAAGCCCCTCCTGTACTCAAAGCACCCAAATACTGTCAGTCTTAAGCAACCCGGGCAAAGCGAAGAACGCAACGCCAATCCCAGACACTTTTGACTACTTGAACCAACGCGTGAGGTTGAGATAACCGCAGAAATCAGCACTGTTCACATATACACTGATGATATAATTATATAAACCACACTGGACTTGGGCGAGAGTATCAGCGTACAGACATTGTGCTTGTACATCATCCAATCCCGGCGCATTCTTTTCCTGGGCAGTAGAGTAGTGATCAAGATACACGGCCATTCAGGATGCAGAGGCAGCTGAGCACCCCGGCGATGCCCAGGTTCCCaggcgagggcgaggaggaagaggaggaatacGATGACCTGGAGGCGAAGCCGGGGAACAAGGCGCCGGCCGtccggtcgtcgtcgtcgtccgttCACCTCATACCGCTGCTCACCTTGCTGTGCTtcgtcgtcctcttcctctgctccCACGTCCCCTCTGCTTCTGGTAcgcgcgtgtgtgtgtgcagCAACCACGTTTAATTCCGTCCTGGTAACTTTATCTTTGAGCTCTGTATTTTTTGCTACGTTTTGGTCTGCAGATATGTCGAGTTTTGGAGGGAAAGCTGCGAGCAGGAAGCCTAAGTAGTTACTCTGACGCGGACCAAGGAACTGAGGAAGCGATGTGCTAAACATATGgacgttttttcttcttctttcatttCTGTTATCTTTCTTGGCCTGAAGTGTGAAGCATAGACACGAAACTTATGGATCTTGTTGCAACAATAAACTGGGTGCAAAGCACAATAGCAATGCCAATAATCTCGGATGTTTGGCCATGTCGTCTTTGGTGCTTTCTCTGGCTCCCTTAATTACACAATCCTTGACAAAAACTTCGTTGTCCGATGCTGCACGAGTGCACGGTGGTCCCCCGTGGCCGAACTTCCATTCAGTCCCGGCTGTCCAGCCCTAATCCTCACTTGTCACAGACTCACACGTACTATATCAGAATCATATCTTAAATGCAAAGCTGAATTGACATAATGCAAAACAGGCATGTTTTCAGCAAAAGAATGAAGAGAAATGGTATGCCAAGTAGGTAAGCTAAGGAAAAGAAATTTAGCAGCACGTCACCGGAGTTTCAGGGAATTCTTGCAAGTCGGCCTCGGTTGAGCCTTACGGGCTCAGCAGGGAAACATGATATTTGTTTCCCCAATTCATCTATTGAATTCTGGTtggaaaatatgctcaattaATATAAAATAAAGTCCTTAAATCAGCGACAAAACCATCGATTCAGCACTCAGGCCATGAGAAATTAGGCCAGTCTGTTTACCAAATCAGCATCAGTGATCCATGCTAAGATGGTACAACATGTGTGATAATACATATTCAGCGATAAATAACAGTATTATCCTCTCAGGATAAAAGAAAGGTAAATGAAAATAGTATCAGAAAATTGGAGATAACACACAAACACTATATTTGACACAACAAGTTGCATGATAATACTGTTTGTCAAATAAAATAGTTGCTACAACTGCAAACTCTTTAGGTCACAATAATCTCAACCATCGAACAGGTGAATTAGAATATGACTACAGCGGCAGTTCAGCCTGAATTCAACAACCACTCATGTATATTTACATTCATGTGTCAAGCAAATCATAGTATCAATCCTTGCGCAGGTTCAGGCTTTTTAGGAGCAGGGGGGAGTGGAGTCGCGTTACTGGAACCCTCTTCAGTAATGGGGACAGTTGCAGCTCTAGATATGGGAATATCTTCAGTTGTTTCAGAGACATGTACCTTTGCAAAATCATCATCTGAATCCTTGTGCTTTGCAGGGTCATCTGAAATGTTACCTTGTGCAGACTCCCTCTCTACAGTCTTGCCCTCCTGCTCGGCAACTATTTTCTCCTTTGCCTTTGCCCCGACATCATTTGCGGCATTTGCAACCTTACTGAAGGCACCGGTTACCCATGCTGCTCCAGTAAGGACATACCTGTTCTTCATGATGGCAGATCCAGCAGTAGAGACACCCTGTTCAGCAGCTGCAAGTGCTGACTTTGTCTTCTCAGAGACTAGATATTTCTGATCCATTTCCTTTACTTTATCATTTACAACTGAAGAACCAACACTGATCTTCTCACTTAAACCGATTCTCTTGTCGAAGGAAGATACCCTAGCAGTTGCAGTTGATGTGAGCTGATGCTTCTCATCCAAAGCTTTTGCTTTGTCGAGTGCATCCCTACCAAGAATGAACCCCTTGGCCAGCATGGTCCCAACAATGTCTTCTGCCTTCTCAAGAACAGCTGACTTTCCATCCTTGGGCTGTGGATGAAAACAATGCTATAAGTTCCATTACCACCAGAAGAATACCACACTGCAGACATCATATATTACAGACTTCTAATCATACCTCTAGAGCAGCTAAAACAGAAGCTGGAACCTCGTAATCAGTGGCTGGTGTGACAATGACAGCCATGTCAACTATTGTGGCACCCTGGAAAAGGAACCAAAGTACATGTGTCACATTTCCATCATACAAGCAGTTCTATCAAGTATAAAACAATTAAGCAGCAGAAAAAGACACATTTCTGCGGTTAGGTACATATGTGCAAACAAATGTTAGTTGGAATGGTGCATTATGTAAActtgaaaattcaaaaatgtGAGCATCAACAAATTATTTTGCTTCAAACAATCAATGGAACTAATGTTTTAAAATAGTTTATGACTGGGAGCTGAGATCATGGCAACAATTTACAGAACATGGTTCAGGACATGGTGCCATATCAATGATATTTAGGCGTGTGAACAAATAGTCCATCCATTTGAAAATATAGGCaccatatactccctccatttcaaaacATAAGGCATAAAGTaatcttatactccctccattccttaaAGAAtggcatattagttttcattaagacaaggctttgaccacaaattactatgttaaagTGTGGTTTATACGACATGAAACCATAAGTatcatgaagtacttttgataacgaatctagcgatattaatttcatgtcatataaaccacacattggcatagtaatttgtggtcaaagccttgtcttaatgaaagctaatatgccattctttaaggaacggagggggCAATATCTAGAATACTACTTTTTAAAACTGAACTAAAGTACTGTaatcaatgcatgcatgcaggtaaTACAAACTAAAGCTGGATAGTTCTTCTCCCGCCATAAAAAAGGTAAAAGCTGGATGTTTCTTAGGGATAGAGGGAACAACACAATTATTTTGTATAATATAAATACGCAGATGTATGGCAGCAAGCATGCAGAGTTGCATCAATTTTGCACCGACAAAACCAGTTGCAAGGTCAACGAATCATCATTGCGTGGGGGACAAGgaagaattttcagaagatTGAGGAAGAAAATGTACCGTCAGAAGAATAGCTGTCTCAGCTCCTTGTTTGTCTTTAAAAGTAATGTACGCAACTTGAGACAGCTCATCGGCACTGCAAAACATAAAAAGGTTGATGCAATTCATGGTACACAGTGGATAGCAACACAATGAAGATGGTAGTATGGTACTACAAACCTTTGCATTTCAACATGCAAAATGTCaccagaaaaggaaaagaattCCTTTACATCCCTTTGCGCTGCTTTCAGTGACAAATTGCTCACCATAACGGTGCTAAGCGTGCTCGTCTAAAACCAACAAAATAATTATGAAAGGAACATTTAGTAAGTCATCCGATAGATGGTACTCTTCTAGGAGATATGTGAATATGCTATGCATACAAAGTTCTCCAGTATCTAAAAAGCGAAATAAAAAGCATGAAACCTAAGTACACTCTTACAAAATAGTGCAGATTTCTATGTACTACCATACTACCATACCAAATTAGATACAAGCGCTACATTGTAAACCGACATAATTGGTTGTCTTCTGCCAACTTTTGCTTCCTTACATTTTGGCATATTACTTGCAATGCAACAAAGAGAAATAATGAAATGGAACTTAACAGGAGCACTATTTCATCAGTTTCTCAGCACAAGTTAGTAGGCATAAACTGAGAACAGGGCCACGATGTGTACTAAAAATACAGGATGGATAAATCAGGAACAGCAGACAGTAATATAACCCAGAACTACAAATCACCAACAGAAGCTCTTCATGACTCGCAAAAGGCTCGCTATAATAGAAATAATTAGAGGACTCTACTGAAAGATCACTTCCTTCAGAACTTACTAAAGCAATCGACTGAACGAACACCTATTTCGAGGACTTGGACACCCCGACAACACTCTACGATGACTTGACTGCAGATTAGGTACACTGGCCATTGCACATTCAGTTCAGAGGTACAATCCCGGGTTCCGGCAGAAATGGGGAGGGATTTCACTTTTTTGAAAGTGAAATGGGGAGAGATTTCAGTACAAACACCAAATGACTGGAGCCACAAATCTCTAGTTTTCCCATCTTTGGTAGAACAGCTTGACTACAGAAAAATATACATAACCCAAATCTAGAGCCCTCAAATTCTAAGCCCGTATTTCTAAGCTCTACCAGACAGACAAACCAAATCCACATAGCTAGATAAGTGCTCGAATCGACAATGACAAGCCATGGCCCCAACAGcgatttacaaaaaaaagcGAGCAAAAGAACAAGTgcaggagagagaagagggggGCAAGGAGAGCTCACCGCCATGGCTGCGAGCGAGGCCGAGATCTCCGAACCCTAACCGCTGACTTGAATCGGGAAACGGGAAGAAAAAGGGGTTAGAAATATCCTTGAAATGGATCCGCCGTGTCCAGCGGGCTGGGATTTataggaggagacggcggagtGGGGGCGGAACAGTAGCACGCGGCGGTTCCTGACATCCAACTCCAACAGTAGTAGACTTGGGCGCAGTGACGTGGCGACGTGTGGGGCACGCCTCTCTGCAGCTGGGACCCACCCACTACCTTTGGGCTTTTTACCTTGGGTCCGGCCGGGTCCACGGAATCCGATCGAGCCAGATACACACTGGCTGGCTCATGTGACCCCGCACATCGGCCCACCCCACACCACCAGCGTCATTTTGTACAGATCGACACCGAATTGCATGATCTCAGAGCACATgcattctcttcttttcttgtgaAGTTTTCTCCTTTTCGAAATAGAGGTTCTTGTTTTCTTAAACTCATTTGGCTTCTGATCTGCAGGCTCGGGTATCGATTAAGACACATactgtaatatacttttgctAGGTTCAATGGTAGTTCATCGTAACGGCCCATAAGATACGGACTGTGCTTCTCGCGGACAGACGACAAGAGAGTGTTGTGAACCACCACAAGGCAACCGACGTGAACAAAGTAAAAGTAATTAGGGGTAGCAATTAGGATTAGCGGCAGTGCTGAGCAAGACAATAATCGCCAAAGAGACCAAATACGAAGATTGCGTCTTTTTTTTCGGAAGTAGCCACGTGCTTGTTCCATTATCCATGAGACAACGAGGTTACAAACGCCTACACACATGGAAACCACAAAAGACAACCAGAAAAACAGTTGTCTTGAATATTTGCATAAAGATATTTTCAATAAGAAAACTACATTTTGATTTTGGATACCCTTACACTAAGCCAAACCGTTGCCCACCACCAATCTTTCCCGCCGCCACGGCGTCATTGAAGGGAAGAGGGCACCCGACATTCTAAAATCTAGAGGAGCACCATCGCAGAAATCACTGCATTTTTGAGAGATGAAACGGACCGTCGCACATGATGAAGACCGAGGCTTTGTGGCACTTCGCCAGGGATCGTCCCCATGCTTGCTAAATCCAAGCGCCGCTATCTTCATACACCGtagttgaagaagaagaacggcACTGTCAACCACTAAGCATGAACCACTCTTCAAAACTATCAGAATTCTGCTTGTTGTTGCCACCACAAGAGTAGACACAAAACAATGACCACCCCAAACTGAACTCACCATAATTAGAGACCAGCTACAAGACCGAGCCGCCTACTTCCCGACGTCACCGATTGAAGCGTTATTGAGGTAGGAAAAAGACAGAGGCAGATTATTCTGACGCGGCGCTGTCTCCACCACCAAACCAGCACCTTCAGGTAAACCTAAACATACCCTAACTACAGACCATAGTACGAATATTATGTCTTGTTGGGTGAAAAATGGTCTAATCTTAAAGCTGCATTTGccaatttttctattttcctaCTCTGAAGTTTGACACTCATTACTTTTCAAAAtgtactactctctccgttcaacaaaggatgtcttaactttgactaaatttgaatgcatctatacactaagtcacgtctagatacatccaatttttgaaaaacttgagacatcttttgttggacggatggagtataatTAATCCCATACACTTGGATTATCACGCGTCGCCAATGAGCCTCCATCTAGCCTAAAATCTACCCCTTCCGCCGTGCTCACCGCTGCCGATGCGACCCGATTCCCGACTCCAAATGAATCGCCTTCCTTTTGCCTTGAACTCGTCGCGTCAAGAGGAGGTGGGTGATGAAGAGATGGGATGGGCGCTACAAACAACTGATGGACCGAAAACTTCGAAGGGTTTTGGTGCATAAATCACTAGACGTGCTACCCGGGTgagcaaaaaagaagatgagGGGTTAGCTGTAAAAATAAAACTagcaacccccccccccccccccagccCACCCCACGAACTTTCCCGTGCTCCACGTCGGATGACACGTGGCCTAGAACATGcacaaattcaaaatttggaCTTCGAATGCAGTGTTTGCAAGTTTGTGGACTAGCAAAAATGCTATTTGGCTCTCGAGATCCAGTGCTCC contains:
- the LOC100836920 gene encoding binding partner of ACD11 1, which translates into the protein MATSTLSTVMVSNLSLKAAQRDVKEFFSFSGDILHVEMQSADELSQVAYITFKDKQGAETAILLTGATIVDMAVIVTPATDYEVPASVLAALEPKDGKSAVLEKAEDIVGTMLAKGFILGRDALDKAKALDEKHQLTSTATARVSSFDKRIGLSEKISVGSSVVNDKVKEMDQKYLVSEKTKSALAAAEQGVSTAGSAIMKNRYVLTGAAWVTGAFSKVANAANDVGAKAKEKIVAEQEGKTVERESAQGNISDDPAKHKDSDDDFAKVHVSETTEDIPISRAATVPITEEGSSNATPLPPAPKKPEPAQGLIL